A genomic segment from Paenibacillus sp. FSL K6-1096 encodes:
- a CDS encoding glycoside hydrolase family 9 protein, with the protein MFTGSPFSASLKKVLSVSLSLLLILCSAALSPRPAAAAVAPLPGPAHPLLYDNFAGGGLFTQNWTNWFNQSGGSGTFAKTTDGIRTIGKFTQTPASASSWAKFQPMNETFDLSGYRYMNLSLNNGGYAQSLVRVVISDGITNYNLTGGYVPASAAWTDLQFDLDALSPKIQKKKVKLELWLRQAGGTYGEMWVDDITFTTASSGSAPQLSPAGMTANTDGSYNQNTDFTFEAVYTDADNEAPFAVQVIIDDTAYAMRESDPADVTYTDGKKYSFLTKLPAGAHTYYFRTTDTTSDEVATSVQTLSVVQASSVIDIVVSQAGYSADDIKNAKFISDTTVTDATYEILDGTNVVYSGTMTYEGLHWNKHVYSIGFTPLTDSGSSYRVRSNQVYSYPFEIAPNLWDQYKDEMTAFYRLLRASVATSDAYPAGYSSVAPSAKLYHGAGHLDDAQSADGLTHYDLTGSWYDAGDYGKYGGNQWVGAEIALAYIRYADHDSVKYDNDSNGIPDLVDEAVFGSEYLIKFANQLGGEMYNLRNNASFVHPEKSTDNVSGTSDDRKLTDLSVGGSAKSAGTLAATARAIRTAIDEGDIASAQIAELTEFAEACESAAVIFYEYVVAHPDGPIGSYSTRGGIPNSKLLADVELYLLTGEAKYKNAATATINALTLGDISSTNYWDMSPLSMAELYPVADAATQSHIHSLLKGQADYFLSMADDTPYGVLNQFKNFGVNEPHASYLGDLLRYYELFGDPAALQGVLKGMYWLFGENPWNISWVSGIGTHHVMFPHTRYNEESNTPGDTGIILPGAMVSGPNMKDPKNKSSVSPWYQDRSLYLDDTNQWRYNEFSISIQAGLLYTVMGLSATPGTGADVASVPPALPVLSPLIGEWVRGNVTIFARAGEELSQAQYAANGLPYQPMTVSGNVYSTVSGAVYTAVIDESQSLPYTNKRVDVRAKDPSGGYTYSSTHYTVAPALPDPSTPLLYDDFGGGGFWGGSAANTTWVNWYNQNSGTGTFSKVTVDGRTAGQFSQTPANVNSAAKFQPWNDVVDLSGYQYLNISLKNPASPDLRTRIEINDGKRTYNLTGGWVQVPSDWTDLQFNLNTLMPAIDKRTLKMSIWLKQNTVTPGQMLVDEIKATNTVSGSAPTLTAGGVNHTAGTTQTDYTFTVTYTDADNQAPFAMELILDGVVRTMQPANPSDNNYSDGRIYQYTTKLPPGQHSYYFHTTDTFTDAVSTGVQSGPEVSEI; encoded by the coding sequence ATGTTCACAGGAAGCCCATTCTCCGCGAGCCTTAAAAAGGTATTGTCTGTAAGCCTCAGCCTGCTGTTAATTCTATGCTCGGCAGCTCTCTCCCCCCGTCCTGCCGCTGCTGCGGTTGCCCCCTTGCCCGGACCGGCACACCCGCTGCTGTACGATAACTTCGCCGGCGGCGGATTGTTCACGCAGAACTGGACGAACTGGTTCAATCAGAGCGGCGGCAGCGGAACCTTCGCCAAAACAACGGACGGCATCCGCACGATCGGTAAATTCACACAGACCCCGGCCTCTGCCTCCTCCTGGGCCAAGTTTCAGCCGATGAACGAGACCTTCGACCTCTCCGGCTACCGTTATATGAACCTGTCGCTGAACAATGGCGGATATGCGCAGTCCCTTGTCCGGGTAGTCATCAGCGATGGCATCACCAATTATAATCTGACCGGAGGGTATGTGCCTGCCTCCGCGGCTTGGACCGATCTGCAGTTTGACCTGGATGCCCTGTCGCCTAAGATTCAGAAGAAAAAGGTCAAGCTGGAGCTCTGGCTCCGTCAGGCGGGCGGCACGTACGGGGAAATGTGGGTAGACGACATCACGTTCACCACAGCATCCAGCGGGAGCGCTCCCCAGTTAAGCCCGGCAGGGATGACCGCCAATACCGACGGCAGCTACAACCAGAATACGGATTTTACCTTTGAAGCTGTCTATACCGATGCGGACAACGAAGCGCCCTTCGCCGTCCAGGTCATTATTGACGATACAGCCTATGCGATGCGGGAATCCGACCCGGCGGATGTAACCTATACAGACGGCAAAAAATACAGCTTCCTGACAAAGCTCCCGGCAGGCGCTCATACCTACTATTTCCGCACCACCGACACGACCTCCGATGAAGTGGCCACCAGTGTCCAGACGCTGAGTGTTGTCCAGGCTTCATCAGTGATTGATATTGTTGTGAGCCAGGCCGGGTACAGCGCAGATGACATCAAGAATGCCAAATTCATCTCGGACACCACGGTCACAGATGCCACTTATGAAATACTGGACGGAACTAACGTAGTCTACTCTGGCACGATGACCTACGAGGGTCTGCACTGGAACAAGCATGTCTACTCGATCGGCTTCACCCCGCTCACGGATTCCGGTAGCAGTTATAGAGTGCGGAGTAATCAGGTGTATTCTTATCCTTTTGAGATCGCTCCGAACCTGTGGGATCAGTACAAGGATGAGATGACCGCCTTCTACCGGCTGCTGCGTGCCTCGGTCGCGACCAGCGATGCTTATCCTGCGGGGTACAGCAGTGTAGCGCCTTCGGCCAAGCTCTACCACGGGGCCGGCCATCTGGATGATGCGCAGTCTGCGGACGGCCTGACCCATTATGATCTGACCGGCAGCTGGTATGACGCCGGAGATTACGGCAAATACGGCGGCAACCAGTGGGTCGGCGCGGAGATTGCCCTGGCCTATATCCGTTATGCTGACCATGACAGCGTGAAGTACGATAATGACAGCAACGGAATTCCTGACCTGGTGGACGAAGCCGTCTTCGGCAGTGAGTACCTCATTAAGTTTGCCAACCAGCTCGGCGGGGAGATGTACAATCTCCGCAACAACGCTTCATTCGTCCATCCTGAGAAATCCACGGACAATGTCTCCGGCACCTCAGATGACCGCAAGCTGACAGACCTGAGTGTCGGCGGCTCGGCCAAGTCAGCCGGTACGCTGGCTGCTACCGCGCGTGCGATCCGCACAGCAATTGACGAAGGGGATATCGCGTCCGCGCAGATCGCGGAGCTTACGGAATTCGCTGAAGCATGTGAGAGTGCGGCGGTCATCTTTTATGAATATGTGGTTGCCCATCCTGACGGTCCCATTGGCTCCTACTCCACAAGAGGCGGAATTCCCAATTCCAAGCTGCTGGCGGATGTTGAGCTCTACCTGCTGACCGGCGAAGCCAAATACAAGAATGCTGCCACCGCTACAATTAACGCGCTGACCCTGGGCGACATCTCCTCCACCAACTACTGGGATATGAGTCCGCTGTCCATGGCTGAACTCTATCCGGTTGCCGATGCTGCTACACAGTCTCATATTCATAGCCTGCTCAAGGGGCAAGCGGATTACTTCCTCTCCATGGCCGATGATACCCCGTACGGGGTGCTGAACCAGTTCAAAAACTTCGGGGTGAACGAGCCCCATGCCTCTTACCTGGGCGATCTGCTGCGGTACTATGAATTGTTCGGTGATCCGGCTGCGCTGCAAGGGGTGTTGAAGGGGATGTACTGGCTGTTCGGAGAGAATCCGTGGAATATCAGTTGGGTCTCCGGTATCGGCACCCATCATGTGATGTTCCCGCATACCCGCTACAATGAGGAATCCAATACGCCGGGAGATACCGGCATCATTCTTCCGGGAGCGATGGTCAGCGGACCCAATATGAAGGACCCCAAGAACAAGAGCAGCGTAAGTCCGTGGTATCAGGACCGTTCGCTCTATCTGGATGATACGAACCAGTGGCGGTATAACGAGTTCAGCATCAGCATTCAGGCCGGATTGCTCTATACCGTTATGGGCTTGAGCGCCACTCCGGGGACAGGTGCGGATGTTGCCTCTGTGCCGCCGGCCCTGCCGGTCCTCTCGCCATTGATTGGGGAATGGGTACGCGGCAATGTAACGATATTTGCGCGTGCTGGGGAGGAGCTGAGCCAGGCCCAATATGCGGCAAACGGTTTGCCTTATCAGCCGATGACGGTCTCCGGTAACGTATATTCCACAGTGAGCGGCGCGGTCTACACTGCGGTCATAGATGAGAGCCAATCCTTGCCTTACACGAATAAAAGAGTCGATGTCCGCGCCAAAGATCCTTCCGGCGGGTACACCTACAGCTCCACGCATTACACCGTGGCTCCGGCTCTACCGGACCCTTCCACTCCGCTGCTCTATGATGATTTCGGCGGCGGCGGCTTCTGGGGAGGTTCAGCGGCCAATACCACCTGGGTCAACTGGTATAACCAGAATAGCGGGACAGGCACGTTCAGCAAGGTAACTGTCGACGGACGTACGGCCGGCCAGTTCAGCCAGACCCCGGCCAATGTGAACTCAGCAGCGAAGTTTCAGCCCTGGAACGATGTTGTGGATCTCAGCGGCTATCAATATCTGAATATCAGCCTGAAGAATCCGGCCTCGCCTGACCTGCGGACACGGATTGAGATCAATGACGGCAAACGAACGTATAATCTGACCGGAGGCTGGGTCCAGGTTCCGTCCGACTGGACCGACCTGCAATTCAATCTTAATACCCTAATGCCTGCCATCGATAAACGGACGCTCAAGATGTCCATCTGGCTGAAGCAGAACACCGTCACGCCAGGCCAAATGCTGGTTGACGAGATTAAAGCGACCAATACGGTCAGCGGAAGTGCACCTACCCTGACCGCAGGCGGTGTAAATCACACTGCCGGCACCACACAGACGGATTATACCTTCACTGTCACATATACGGATGCCGATAATCAGGCCCCGTTCGCTATGGAGCTGATTCTGGACGGCGTCGTCCGCACCATGCAGCCTGCCAATCCAAGTGACAATAATTATTCGGATGGACGAATCTATCAATATACCACCAAGCTGCCCCCGGGCCAGCACTCCTATTACTTCCACACCACCGACACCTTCACCGATGCGGTGAGTACCGGTGTGCAGAGTGGGCCGGAGGTAAGTGAAATTTGA
- a CDS encoding DUF561 domain-containing protein: MSITQLLGIKYPIFQGGMAQIAVSPLVAAVSNAGGLGIIGSGGFTADRLRDEIRKAKASTDKPFAVNLMLMMNNIPELIQVIIEEGVKIVTTGAGTPAPYMKTLKENGIIVIPVVPSVKIAKKMEALGVDAIVAEGTEAGGHVGETTTMALLPQVASAVSIPVIGAGGIADGRGIAAAFALGAQGVQVGTRFLATVECPTHENFKLAVVNADDTSTTVTGRSLGGPVRSIKNSMIAEYLRLEDAKASREELESLSLGSLRRAVFEGDTDTGSVMAGQICGLVNKITTVEEMITTMFAEAQEVMEKMSKVSFDSAVHA; this comes from the coding sequence ATGTCGATTACACAACTATTAGGAATTAAGTATCCAATTTTCCAAGGCGGTATGGCTCAGATCGCTGTTTCCCCGCTGGTAGCCGCAGTCTCCAATGCAGGTGGACTGGGCATCATTGGCTCCGGCGGCTTCACTGCTGACCGTCTCCGTGACGAGATCCGCAAGGCCAAGGCAAGCACCGACAAGCCTTTTGCCGTCAATCTGATGCTGATGATGAACAATATTCCTGAGCTGATTCAGGTCATTATTGAAGAAGGCGTGAAGATTGTGACTACGGGTGCAGGCACACCGGCCCCTTATATGAAGACATTGAAGGAGAACGGCATCATCGTCATTCCGGTCGTCCCTTCGGTCAAAATTGCCAAGAAAATGGAAGCCCTCGGCGTTGACGCCATTGTCGCGGAAGGAACCGAAGCGGGCGGACATGTGGGCGAGACCACTACCATGGCCCTGCTGCCGCAGGTAGCCAGTGCCGTATCGATTCCGGTCATTGGTGCAGGCGGGATTGCCGATGGACGCGGGATTGCCGCAGCTTTTGCACTGGGAGCACAGGGTGTGCAGGTCGGAACCCGGTTCCTGGCTACGGTGGAATGCCCGACGCATGAGAACTTCAAGCTGGCTGTAGTGAATGCCGATGATACCAGCACCACCGTAACCGGCCGCAGCCTGGGCGGTCCTGTCAGAAGCATCAAGAACAGCATGATTGCCGAGTACCTCAGACTGGAGGATGCAAAGGCTTCGCGCGAAGAGCTGGAGAGCTTAAGCCTGGGTTCCTTGCGCAGAGCTGTATTTGAGGGAGATACCGATACCGGGTCCGTGATGGCCGGCCAGATCTGCGGGTTGGTCAACAAGATTACGACCGTGGAAGAGATGATTACCACCATGTTCGCTGAGGCGCAGGAAGTCATGGAGAAGATGAGCAAAGTATCTTTTGATTCCGCGGTTCATGCCTGA
- a CDS encoding ankyrin repeat domain-containing protein, whose product MSDEDIMWLAIYDPLAKSVVQAIRTGDVPELTRLLAGNPGLATARIVGAEEGRTSNEGTGGGETGDAGTGSLNPDNANSGAAGASNGNTGGSTVRAMSRTLLHIATDWPGHYPNNAAVVTALIEAGAEVNAQFSGPHRETPLHWAASSDDVEVLDLLLDAGADIEAPGAVIAGGTPLDDAVAFAQWRAAQRLVERGAQPALWHAAALGLLEAMEAHFAGNPLPRRYPWGASSASAAPDEVNVAYWCACHGGQRAAAEYLLGRGAELNWPSPWDGLTPLDAALRSHATELAAWLKGQGAKSAHL is encoded by the coding sequence ATGAGCGATGAAGACATCATGTGGCTGGCAATTTACGATCCGCTGGCGAAATCGGTGGTACAGGCGATTCGTACCGGGGATGTTCCGGAATTAACCCGGCTGCTGGCTGGAAATCCGGGGCTGGCTACAGCCCGGATTGTTGGGGCTGAAGAGGGACGGACAAGTAACGAAGGCACGGGCGGCGGGGAGACTGGCGATGCTGGAACCGGCAGCTTGAACCCTGACAATGCTAATAGTGGAGCCGCTGGGGCAAGTAACGGGAATACTGGCGGCAGCACTGTTCGCGCGATGTCGCGTACGCTGCTGCATATTGCCACCGATTGGCCGGGGCATTATCCCAATAATGCAGCGGTGGTTACTGCGCTGATTGAGGCAGGCGCGGAGGTGAATGCGCAGTTCAGCGGGCCGCACCGCGAGACGCCGCTGCACTGGGCAGCAAGCAGTGATGACGTGGAGGTGCTGGACCTGCTGCTCGATGCCGGTGCCGACATTGAGGCTCCCGGCGCCGTCATAGCCGGCGGAACCCCGCTGGACGATGCCGTGGCATTCGCGCAGTGGCGGGCAGCGCAGCGGCTGGTAGAGCGCGGCGCGCAGCCTGCGCTATGGCACGCGGCGGCGCTCGGTTTGCTTGAAGCGATGGAGGCACATTTCGCCGGAAATCCGCTCCCGCGCCGCTACCCTTGGGGAGCAAGCTCCGCTTCAGCTGCACCAGACGAGGTAAACGTCGCGTACTGGTGCGCCTGCCACGGCGGACAACGCGCTGCCGCCGAATACCTGCTCGGCCGGGGCGCCGAGCTGAACTGGCCCTCCCCATGGGACGGCCTCACTCCTCTGGATGCCGCTCTGCGCAGCCATGCCACCGAACTGGCCGCATGGCTGAAGGGCCAGGGCGCTAAGTCCGCACATCTGTAA
- a CDS encoding response regulator: MYKILVVDDEPRVSAGIRNFLLSSDMDIVAVETAVNGFEAIDYLRMDHFDLVLTDIQMGRMSGIELMENIYMEQWNVPVIVISAHEKFDFAKKSLRLGAKDYLVKPVERTELLRVVRKALTRKELPDTSPQPEHGPLRGQSRRDEWLMELVTERNLTQRDIEAITGELGGLLHGPFYGVISVRIDYSQAGFSRRQVSLQDRKLLKYAALNIMDETLAEWNGVTFNGFGHSMISLIQLSAEDRDDPRVSVHSQIQMIGQMIAMNLKRHLNAEAVIGLSTLGEGIAALPGLLEQADKAAGWNHVHPGHQVFYYGDFAMQEQMSRGQQEPDAGLAPQESGTGASGVISRITGYIQSNYRNPALKIQDISEEVHFSAAHLGYIFKREMRMNLWDYVTALRMEEAKRLLAATDKKRYEVAYAVGYESPEHFSRMFKRVLGLTPAEYRKQARGGARGEAEA, translated from the coding sequence ATGTATAAAATTCTGGTGGTGGATGATGAGCCGAGAGTGAGCGCGGGGATCAGAAATTTTCTGTTATCTTCGGATATGGACATTGTCGCGGTGGAGACAGCCGTGAACGGGTTCGAAGCGATTGATTACTTGCGGATGGATCACTTTGATCTGGTGCTGACCGACATCCAGATGGGCCGGATGAGCGGGATCGAACTCATGGAGAACATCTATATGGAGCAGTGGAATGTTCCGGTGATTGTGATTTCCGCCCATGAGAAATTTGATTTTGCCAAAAAATCGCTCCGGCTCGGGGCCAAGGATTATCTGGTCAAGCCGGTGGAACGGACCGAGCTGCTGCGTGTCGTCCGCAAGGCACTAACCCGGAAGGAGCTCCCGGATACCAGCCCGCAGCCAGAGCATGGTCCGCTCCGCGGGCAGTCGCGGCGGGATGAATGGCTGATGGAGCTGGTGACCGAACGGAATCTGACGCAGCGGGATATTGAAGCGATCACCGGGGAGCTCGGAGGACTGCTGCACGGTCCCTTTTACGGAGTGATCTCCGTCCGTATCGATTACAGCCAGGCAGGGTTCAGCCGCCGGCAGGTATCGCTGCAGGACCGCAAATTATTGAAATATGCTGCGCTTAATATTATGGATGAGACGCTTGCCGAGTGGAATGGTGTTACTTTTAACGGCTTCGGCCATTCCATGATCAGCCTTATCCAGTTATCCGCTGAAGACAGGGACGATCCCCGGGTCAGCGTACACTCCCAGATCCAGATGATCGGGCAGATGATCGCGATGAATCTGAAGCGGCATTTGAATGCCGAAGCGGTTATCGGCCTCAGTACGCTTGGCGAAGGAATTGCCGCGCTTCCGGGACTGCTGGAGCAAGCGGATAAGGCGGCCGGCTGGAATCACGTTCATCCCGGGCATCAAGTGTTCTATTATGGCGATTTCGCTATGCAGGAGCAAATGAGCCGGGGGCAGCAGGAGCCGGATGCGGGGCTTGCGCCGCAGGAGTCCGGGACAGGAGCATCTGGCGTCATCTCACGCATTACCGGCTACATCCAGAGCAACTACCGCAACCCGGCGCTCAAAATCCAGGATATCTCCGAGGAGGTCCACTTCAGCGCGGCGCATCTGGGGTATATTTTCAAGCGCGAGATGCGGATGAATCTCTGGGATTATGTGACAGCCCTGCGGATGGAGGAGGCCAAACGTCTCTTGGCTGCCACAGACAAGAAGCGCTACGAGGTGGCCTATGCGGTCGGGTATGAATCACCCGAGCATTTCAGCCGGATGTTCAAGCGGGTGCTGGGATTGACACCGGCTGAATACCGCAAGCAGGCCAGAGGAGGGGCACGGGGTGAAGCAGAAGCTTAG
- a CDS encoding serine hydrolase, translating into MNLSWLRNRSALWTKTVLSAALVLTLTAPAVQAAAVPPAASDAPAAAATGKPLTAGNVDAFLKPFFSSKEVQAQLAGAVVVVVKDGKTVVKEGFGYADKAAKTKVDPDQTVFRMASVSKTFNAVAAMQLVEQGKVDLKADFQTYTGKLDFDNPFGVPVTVADLLTHTTGFRIQDPLPEDINQDFTTKVSIEDYVVKHMPPVVRKPGTSYMYDNFASMLLGLVVEKASGMPYEEYMEKHVFGPLNMDSSGFLLEGKLKDNLATAYDATGKALDLYTLTPTVMPQGGMLSTGDDIAKFMTAFLDGGAAGTNRILKADTVQSMEEYRSSIHPLLPNTTYGFEAAFQLPGAGSSPKIITKAGDLIGFSTYMVLIPEQNTGVFIAYNQQSALREQFYPAFIQNFFPQYAAPVKLDAYKPMSAEALKAFTGYYADLRMKSLVSTVSVQNGALMINDALLGSRKLIQVDDNLFTDELTGKLTAFDLKADGQSAYMKEPYLNPFGYAQRGPDGVGYADVPASHPYATPVKMLQSLGYLQNDASLSFQPDSGITRAQYVRLMMESSGLRGSDSGKLAFPDLQGHSDAAYIQQAVELGMIEGTASGEFQPDRVITRQEAAVMIWRVYNQQYPDKLFEKVKLSGTTDKWAVPAVKMAVALGLYGPDFKPDAKGAVDYKSRAALSKKENAAILYALFTNPINQSVTQLSAQADGGK; encoded by the coding sequence ATGAATTTGTCATGGTTACGTAACCGCTCTGCCTTGTGGACGAAGACCGTGTTATCCGCTGCACTGGTTCTGACACTGACGGCTCCGGCTGTTCAGGCTGCTGCCGTTCCCCCGGCTGCTTCGGATGCTCCGGCCGCCGCTGCAACAGGCAAGCCGCTGACCGCCGGGAATGTCGATGCTTTTCTTAAACCGTTCTTCAGCTCGAAGGAGGTGCAGGCACAGCTTGCCGGCGCTGTTGTTGTAGTCGTTAAGGACGGCAAGACGGTGGTGAAGGAGGGCTTCGGATACGCCGACAAGGCTGCCAAAACCAAGGTGGACCCTGACCAAACCGTGTTCCGCATGGCCTCCGTCTCCAAAACCTTCAATGCCGTTGCCGCTATGCAGCTCGTGGAGCAGGGCAAAGTTGATCTGAAGGCGGATTTTCAAACCTATACCGGTAAGCTGGACTTCGATAATCCCTTCGGTGTTCCCGTAACGGTTGCGGATCTGCTGACTCACACGACCGGCTTCCGCATCCAGGACCCGCTGCCGGAGGATATCAACCAGGATTTCACCACCAAGGTATCGATTGAGGATTATGTGGTGAAGCATATGCCGCCGGTGGTGCGCAAGCCGGGCACCTCTTACATGTATGACAACTTCGCTTCAATGCTGCTTGGTCTGGTGGTGGAGAAGGCCAGCGGGATGCCTTATGAAGAGTATATGGAGAAGCATGTCTTCGGCCCGCTGAATATGGATTCAAGCGGCTTCCTCCTGGAAGGTAAGCTGAAGGACAATCTGGCAACAGCCTATGACGCTACCGGCAAGGCGCTGGATCTATACACTTTGACGCCAACTGTTATGCCTCAAGGCGGTATGCTGTCTACCGGCGATGATATCGCCAAGTTCATGACGGCTTTTCTGGACGGGGGAGCAGCGGGTACGAACCGCATTTTGAAGGCGGATACGGTACAATCGATGGAGGAATACCGTTCTTCCATTCATCCGCTGCTGCCGAATACCACTTATGGCTTTGAAGCAGCTTTCCAGCTTCCCGGCGCGGGCAGCAGTCCCAAGATTATCACCAAGGCTGGTGATTTGATCGGCTTCAGCACTTATATGGTCCTTATTCCTGAGCAGAACACTGGGGTGTTCATTGCCTATAATCAGCAGAGTGCATTGCGTGAGCAGTTCTATCCGGCATTCATTCAGAATTTCTTCCCGCAATATGCGGCACCGGTGAAGCTGGATGCCTACAAGCCGATGAGCGCTGAAGCGCTGAAGGCCTTCACCGGCTACTATGCGGATCTCCGTATGAAGAGTCTGGTGTCTACCGTCTCCGTGCAGAATGGTGCGCTAATGATTAATGATGCTTTGCTGGGTTCCCGCAAGCTGATTCAGGTAGATGATAATCTGTTTACAGATGAGCTGACCGGCAAACTAACCGCCTTCGACCTGAAAGCGGACGGTCAAAGCGCCTATATGAAGGAGCCGTACCTTAATCCATTCGGCTATGCCCAGAGAGGGCCGGACGGCGTGGGTTATGCTGACGTACCTGCCAGCCATCCTTATGCAACTCCGGTGAAGATGCTCCAGTCGCTGGGGTATCTGCAGAATGATGCATCGCTGAGCTTCCAGCCTGACTCGGGCATTACGCGCGCCCAGTATGTGCGGCTGATGATGGAGAGCAGCGGATTACGGGGCAGCGATTCCGGAAAGCTGGCCTTCCCCGATCTGCAGGGTCATTCCGATGCCGCTTACATCCAGCAGGCTGTTGAGCTGGGCATGATCGAAGGAACGGCAAGCGGAGAGTTCCAGCCCGACCGGGTGATTACCCGCCAGGAGGCTGCGGTCATGATATGGAGAGTCTACAACCAGCAGTACCCGGATAAGCTGTTCGAGAAGGTGAAGCTGTCCGGCACCACGGACAAATGGGCCGTTCCGGCCGTGAAAATGGCTGTGGCCCTGGGCCTGTACGGTCCAGACTTCAAGCCGGATGCCAAGGGCGCTGTGGACTACAAGTCCAGAGCCGCACTGAGCAAGAAAGAGAACGCCGCTATCCTGTATGCGCTGTTCACGAACCCGATCAACCAGAGCGTGACCCAGCTGTCGGCGCAGGCGGATGGTGGGAAGTAA
- a CDS encoding sigma 54-interacting transcriptional regulator: MNVTKKNKNTGKPALDEFVEEYPSTLFVTDQNGNILISNEFTALTLGIHLEELLKANVQDLVRAGYYNSSITMEAIATKQKVSRTVNTSRGFHVFSSAIPILDKDGEVQLVVTTSNEFSQEHNYYEANVPVAQQINKQLGKAAAEKREGLIAESLAMKQIIKVCNQIASYDSKVLIYGESGTGKEVIAKYIHLKSEKWKGPFIAINCAAIAPALFEYELFGYEKGVLEGQTEVKAGMIEIANGGVLFLDEIADLPMEMQAKLLRVLENNEVRRVGGLTNIPVNCRVISATNRDLWSLVKKGLFREDLYYRINVIPIHIPPLRNRKLDLVGLISSFIASFNQMYGKKYVLSADEFNHMLNQPWNGNVRELRNYIERLVVTEHVSQSPQEEEQIGDWFSLDHFIEKNKHQLSTLKDFTAVAEGHYIQKVLQDCAGNGTEAAKRLNVDRSVIYRKLKKMEEVLGN, encoded by the coding sequence ATGAATGTGACCAAAAAAAACAAAAACACAGGTAAACCCGCGCTCGACGAATTCGTAGAAGAATATCCTTCGACCCTGTTTGTCACCGACCAGAACGGGAATATCTTAATTTCCAATGAATTTACCGCGCTCACCCTCGGCATTCATCTGGAAGAGTTATTGAAGGCCAACGTTCAGGACCTGGTTCGGGCAGGCTATTACAACAGTTCTATCACAATGGAGGCGATAGCGACCAAGCAGAAGGTGTCCAGGACCGTCAATACCTCCAGAGGCTTCCACGTGTTCTCGTCGGCCATTCCCATTCTGGACAAGGACGGGGAGGTACAGCTGGTCGTCACCACCTCCAATGAATTCAGCCAGGAGCATAACTATTATGAAGCGAATGTGCCGGTCGCCCAGCAGATTAACAAGCAACTCGGCAAAGCGGCAGCGGAGAAGCGGGAGGGCCTGATCGCCGAGAGTCTGGCGATGAAGCAGATTATCAAGGTCTGCAACCAGATTGCCTCCTATGACAGCAAGGTGTTAATCTACGGTGAATCCGGCACGGGCAAAGAGGTCATTGCGAAATATATCCATCTCAAAAGCGAGAAGTGGAAGGGGCCCTTCATTGCCATTAATTGTGCCGCAATTGCTCCGGCCTTGTTCGAATATGAGCTGTTCGGATACGAGAAGGGCGTTCTAGAAGGGCAGACCGAGGTCAAGGCGGGCATGATTGAGATCGCGAACGGAGGGGTGCTTTTCCTCGATGAGATTGCCGATTTGCCGATGGAGATGCAGGCCAAGCTGCTGCGGGTGCTGGAAAATAATGAAGTGCGGCGGGTGGGCGGCCTGACGAATATCCCGGTCAATTGCCGGGTGATCTCTGCGACGAACCGTGATTTGTGGAGCCTGGTCAAAAAAGGGCTGTTCCGCGAGGATCTGTATTACCGGATCAACGTTATTCCGATTCATATTCCACCGCTGCGCAACCGGAAGCTCGACCTGGTGGGGCTGATCTCCAGCTTCATCGCCAGCTTCAATCAGATGTACGGCAAGAAATACGTGCTTAGCGCCGATGAGTTCAACCATATGCTGAACCAGCCCTGGAACGGGAATGTCAGAGAGCTGCGGAATTACATCGAGCGGCTGGTGGTGACCGAGCATGTGAGCCAGAGCCCGCAGGAAGAGGAGCAGATCGGCGACTGGTTCTCCCTTGACCATTTTATCGAGAAGAATAAGCACCAGCTCTCCACCCTTAAGGATTTCACTGCCGTAGCGGAGGGCCATTATATTCAAAAAGTACTGCAGGATTGTGCCGGGAACGGGACGGAGGCGGCCAAGCGCCTGAACGTAGACCGGTCCGTGATCTACCGGAAGCTGAAGAAGATGGAAGAGGTGCTGGGGAATTAA